CGTCGCCATTCTGACCGGTGGGTTCGAGCGCGGCGTGCAGGCCGCACTCGACCGTGAAGGCGTGTCCGTGGACACTATCATCGCCAATCGACTGCCGGACGACGGCGAGGTGTTGACCGGCGACGTGGACGGGCCGCTCATCGAGGGGACGAAAGACGAGGCGCTGGAATCGCTGGCGGAAGAACACGACGCAGACATGGTAAACACTGTCGCAGTCGGCGACGGAGCGAACGACCTGCCGATGCTGGAAGTCGCCGGATTGTCGGTCGGATTCGACCCGAAACCAGCGGTCGCTCCGGCCTGTGACACCATCGTTTCCCACATG
The window above is part of the Haladaptatus cibarius D43 genome. Proteins encoded here:
- the serB gene encoding phosphoserine phosphatase SerB — protein: MKIVAFDFDGTLSDSEMTVLLGERKAVADQMEDITARAMNDEISYAKSLRDRAALLEGLPLEDAADAFADVRLRPGAAEILADLSEKGTHVAILTGGFERGVQAALDREGVSVDTIIANRLPDDGEVLTGDVDGPLIEGTKDEALESLAEEHDADMVNTVAVGDGANDLPMLEVAGLSVGFDPKPAVAPACDTIVSHMNELHDILKTKNAI